From Ciona intestinalis unplaced genomic scaffold, KH HT000077.2, whole genome shotgun sequence, the proteins below share one genomic window:
- the LOC100175860 gene encoding uncharacterized protein C2orf50-like isoform X1, translating into MEPKRTTSAGYRFPLGETTAVHRSTTRPEATQTSAGLKRNAAKNVEKFDEVSWNKIWREQVDSEWKSVKEWEKNWGFLNDFDPRGRPKTPPKLPEREPVFSDTVPDTQGHVYGSRVNTEGGMEMQKMEFMFHSSNRRIRMDSEFVCY; encoded by the exons ATGGAACCTAAACGTACAACATCGGCTGGTTACCGCTTTCCACTCGGTGAAACGACGGCTGTCCATCGTTCAACCACAAGACCTGAAGCGACGCAAACATCTGCTGGCTTGAAACGAAATGCGGCGAAAAATGTGGAAAAATTTGATGAGGTTTCCTGGAACAAAATCTGGCGTGAGCAAGTTGACAGTGAATGGAAAAGCGTCAAAGAATG ggAGAAAAACTGGGGGTTTCTAAACGATTTTGACCCAAGAGGACGACCTAAAACACCCCCAAAGCTACCAGAAAGGGAGCCAGTTTTTAGCGATACTGTACCAGACACTCAAGGTCATGTATACGGCAGTAGAGTGAATACGGAGGGGGGAATGGAAATGCAGAAAATGGAATTTATGTTTCATTCGTCAAATAGAAGAATCAGAATGGATTCtgaatttgtttgttattaa
- the LOC100175860 gene encoding uncharacterized protein C2orf50-like isoform X2 gives MAQIPEATQTSAGLKRNAAKNVEKFDEVSWNKIWREQVDSEWKSVKEWEKNWGFLNDFDPRGRPKTPPKLPEREPVFSDTVPDTQGHVYGSRVNTEGGMEMQKMEFMFHSSNRRIRMDSEFVCY, from the exons ATGGCTCAAAT ACCTGAAGCGACGCAAACATCTGCTGGCTTGAAACGAAATGCGGCGAAAAATGTGGAAAAATTTGATGAGGTTTCCTGGAACAAAATCTGGCGTGAGCAAGTTGACAGTGAATGGAAAAGCGTCAAAGAATG ggAGAAAAACTGGGGGTTTCTAAACGATTTTGACCCAAGAGGACGACCTAAAACACCCCCAAAGCTACCAGAAAGGGAGCCAGTTTTTAGCGATACTGTACCAGACACTCAAGGTCATGTATACGGCAGTAGAGTGAATACGGAGGGGGGAATGGAAATGCAGAAAATGGAATTTATGTTTCATTCGTCAAATAGAAGAATCAGAATGGATTCtgaatttgtttgttattaa